TGGGGACGTAGCAGACGGCGTGCGTCCAACCGAGGTTGCTGCGCGAGATCATGGCCCCCTGCTCGACGCGCAACCGCCCCGCGTCCGGCCAATGGTCGGAGTCGTTTCCATGACCGTCGCCGACCCAGTACGTCACGAGGTACTCGCCGGGATACAACGGCAGATGATCCAGCGTCATCTCGACCCGCCGCGCGCCGCTCCAGCCGCGGAGCGTGAACCCGGCGTCGACGCTGACGAAGTGGAGCACCGGCACGCCGGTGATCGTGCGGACGCCGACCGAGAGCACGGTATCGCGGGCGACCGCTTCGGACCGGAGGTCGAAGACGATTTTCAGTTCGTCCCCCATCAGGAACGTCGAGCGCGGCGTTCCACCGGCGTCGTACATCCCCGCACGAACGATCCGCTCCGGTCCGGCACCCTGCCTGTCGGCCACGTCGGCCGCTTGGAGGACCGCCGCGGAAGAAGCGCCGAGCGCGGCGTACTGCGCCACAACGGCCGCGGACGGACCGTCGGCCACGACCCGTCCGTGATCAAGCAGCACTGCGCGCGAGCAGAGCGCCCCCACGGCGCCCATGTTGTGGCTCACGAAGAGAATCGTGCGCCCGCCGCGCGCGACGTCGCTCATCTTGCCCAGGCACTTTGCCTGGAACTCCGAGTCGCCGACCGCCAGCACTTCGTCCACGAGCAGGATCTCCGGCTCGAGATGCGCGGCAACGGCGAAGCCGAGCCGCACGTACATCCCGCTGGAGTAGCGCTTGACCGGAGTGTCGAGGAACCGCTCGATTTCGGCGAAGGCGACGATCTCGTCGAACTTGGCCTTGATCTCGGCGCGGCGCATGCCGAGGATCGCGCCGCTGAGGTAGATGTTCTCGCGGCCGGTCAGCTCGGAGTGGAATCCGGTCCCGACCTCGAGCAACGAGCCGACCCGTCCCCGCAGTTCCACCTCGCCGCAGGTCGGCCCCACGACGCGGGAGAGGATCTTGAGCAGCGTGCTCTTGCCGGCGCCGTTGCGGCCGATGACGCCGACGACCTCCCCCGGCTGGATCTCCAGATCGACGTCGCGCAGCGCCCAGAGATCGCGGGCCGCGACGCGCGCGCCGCCGTCGCGGGCGAAGAGCCCGGCCAGCGACTCACGCAGCGTGACGTACTGCGCAGCGCCGCCGCCGAGACGGTACCGCTTGCCGAGGCCGCGGATCGCGATCGCCGGCGCGCCCATCAGAGGACGTCCGCCAGGCGCCGCTCGACGCGGTTGAAGAAGTACAGCCCCGAGGCCGCGACGAGCGCCGTCGCCGCGAGCGACCACGCGAACTCCGGCCACGGGAACGGCCGGCCGAGCAGCGCGGCGCGGTGGGCCTCGATCAGCCCGGTCATCGGGTTCGCGGCGAGGAGGGGGCGCAGCCGCCCCGTCGCCATGCTGTAGGGATAGACGACCGGCGAGGCGAACATCCAGATCTGCACGACGAACGGCAGCGCGTGGCGCACGTCGCGGTATTGGGCGTTGAGCGCCGCGAACCACGCCCCGACGCCGAACGCGAGCAGGCCGACGGCGATCGTCAGCAGCGGGAGGAGCAGCAGCCCGAGTCCGGGAAAAGTCCCCTGCCAGGCCATCAGCGCGAAGAGCAGCGGGTAGGCGACGACCAAATCGACGACCCCGGCGAGGACCGGCGACGCGGGCACGAAGACGCGAGGGAAGTAGACCTTAGTCACGATGTGCGACTGCCCGACGAGGCTGTTTCCGGCGCCGGCGACCGCGTTGGCGAAGAAGGTCCACGGAACCAGCGCGACGTAGCAGAACGACGCGTACGGTATGCCGTCCGAAGGGAGCTTGGCGACCCGACCGAAGACGACGGCGAAGACGAGCATCGCGGCCAGCGGCTGCAGCACAGCCCACGCG
The genomic region above belongs to bacterium and contains:
- a CDS encoding ABC transporter permease; translation: MAVLLRIGPRGPRLRDALREAWRGRELLAFLVWRDVKVRYAQAALGAAWAVLQPLAAMLVFAVVFGRVAKLPSDGIPYASFCYVALVPWTFFANAVAGAGNSLVGQSHIVTKVYFPRVFVPASPVLAGVVDLVVAYPLLFALMAWQGTFPGLGLLLLPLLTIAVGLLAFGVGAWFAALNAQYRDVRHALPFVVQIWMFASPVVYPYSMATGRLRPLLAANPMTGLIEAHRAALLGRPFPWPEFAWSLAATALVAASGLYFFNRVERRLADVL
- a CDS encoding ABC transporter ATP-binding protein, yielding MGAPAIAIRGLGKRYRLGGGAAQYVTLRESLAGLFARDGGARVAARDLWALRDVDLEIQPGEVVGVIGRNGAGKSTLLKILSRVVGPTCGEVELRGRVGSLLEVGTGFHSELTGRENIYLSGAILGMRRAEIKAKFDEIVAFAEIERFLDTPVKRYSSGMYVRLGFAVAAHLEPEILLVDEVLAVGDSEFQAKCLGKMSDVARGGRTILFVSHNMGAVGALCSRAVLLDHGRVVADGPSAAVVAQYAALGASSAAVLQAADVADRQGAGPERIVRAGMYDAGGTPRSTFLMGDELKIVFDLRSEAVARDTVLSVGVRTITGVPVLHFVSVDAGFTLRGWSGARRVEMTLDHLPLYPGEYLVTYWVGDGHGNDSDHWPDAGRLRVEQGAMISRSNLGWTHAVCYVPTAWAERPDDEALR